Proteins encoded in a region of the Clostridium butyricum genome:
- a CDS encoding MinD/ParA family protein codes for MLDQAEALRKLADNDGKENQKNNISKIITVTSGKGGVGKSNFVVNLAITLQKNGKKVLIFDADLGMGNDDVLMGLYPKHNIFDIIFTDLTLKDIIIEGNEGVALIPAGSGLNKVHELTENERQLFLSKLSELDEFDYILMDTGAGVSRDILAFISASEELIIITTPEPTSLTDAYSLAKAADHFKLKDNAKVIVNKAFSKEEGIETFNKFNRAVTKFLNIKIEYLGYILDDRKLVQSVRAQKPFVTLYPNCDASKNIEDIAMKILGQDSVNTGGAKKLFKKLLNLFS; via the coding sequence ATGTTAGATCAAGCAGAAGCGCTCAGAAAATTAGCAGATAATGATGGAAAAGAGAATCAAAAGAATAATATTAGCAAAATTATAACAGTAACATCTGGAAAAGGTGGAGTTGGAAAAAGTAATTTTGTTGTGAATCTTGCTATTACTTTACAAAAAAATGGTAAAAAAGTTCTTATTTTTGACGCGGATCTTGGCATGGGAAATGATGATGTTCTTATGGGACTATATCCTAAGCATAATATATTTGACATTATATTTACTGATTTGACATTAAAGGATATAATTATAGAGGGGAATGAAGGAGTTGCTTTAATTCCAGCAGGTTCAGGTTTAAATAAAGTTCATGAACTTACTGAAAATGAAAGGCAGTTATTTTTAAGTAAATTATCTGAACTTGATGAATTTGATTATATATTAATGGATACTGGAGCTGGAGTAAGTAGAGATATATTAGCATTTATATCTGCATCAGAAGAACTTATAATAATAACAACTCCTGAACCAACATCGCTTACAGATGCATACAGTCTTGCAAAAGCAGCAGATCATTTTAAACTAAAAGATAACGCAAAAGTTATAGTGAATAAAGCATTTTCTAAAGAAGAAGGAATTGAAACATTTAATAAATTTAACAGAGCTGTGACTAAATTTTTAAATATAAAAATCGAATATTTAGGTTATATTTTGGACGATAGAAAACTTGTACAAAGCGTAAGAGCTCAAAAACCATTTGTAACTTTATATCCTAATTGTGATGCTTCTAAAAATATAGAAGATATTGCAATGAAAATTTTAGGACAAGACTCTGTAAATACAGGCGGTGCAAAAAAACTATTTAAAAAACTACTTAATTTATTTTCATAA
- the flhF gene encoding flagellar biosynthesis protein FlhF: MIIKKYLVKNINEAMSKIRYELGKDAIIISQRKVRKSGFAGLFSGKLIEVTAAVETSVNEEKKDESHKQNIITEEDEFKKSIESIKKLMENEIAVTQTKEKSSELNNMIKEHNSNVEKERQGSLIDSLVGFEDNDSKTIQNDIYRKNFLNNNNELSVESVHKEVEELKTLINKVIENKTAISEEIDESIEEVNLLNLDSLKEQLNNLDIDEDFYDDVINMALDYKDEDISETEILRDIFERDILVTNKGLNGKVVLVGPTGVGKTTTIAKLAGRLALVEKKKVGLITIDTYRIGAIEQLKTYAEIMNIPFKVVITIKEMENAIESMEDCDVVLIDTTGRSSKNTMQISELRAFVQKANPDHVNMVISATTKNKDIKGILKGYSELGYESVIVTKLDETTAYGSIYNISRNSNKPISFITIGQNVPDDIKLSTKEELTRFILGEETLC; this comes from the coding sequence ATGATCATAAAAAAATATCTCGTTAAGAATATTAATGAAGCTATGAGTAAAATACGATATGAACTCGGAAAAGATGCTATTATAATAAGTCAAAGAAAAGTTAGAAAATCAGGTTTTGCTGGATTATTTTCCGGGAAATTAATAGAAGTTACAGCAGCAGTTGAAACTTCTGTTAATGAAGAAAAGAAAGATGAGAGTCATAAACAAAATATTATTACTGAAGAAGATGAATTTAAAAAGTCTATTGAAAGTATAAAAAAATTAATGGAGAATGAAATTGCAGTAACACAAACTAAGGAAAAGTCTTCAGAATTGAATAATATGATAAAAGAACATAATAGTAATGTTGAAAAAGAAAGACAAGGTTCTCTTATTGATTCTCTTGTAGGCTTTGAGGATAATGACAGTAAAACAATACAAAATGATATTTATAGGAAGAACTTTTTAAATAATAATAATGAACTTAGTGTTGAATCTGTACATAAAGAAGTTGAAGAATTAAAAACTTTGATAAACAAAGTAATAGAGAATAAAACGGCTATTTCAGAAGAAATAGATGAGTCAATTGAGGAAGTTAATCTATTAAATTTAGATTCTTTAAAAGAACAATTGAATAATTTGGATATTGATGAAGATTTCTATGATGATGTTATAAATATGGCTTTAGATTATAAAGATGAAGATATTAGTGAAACTGAGATATTAAGAGATATTTTTGAGAGAGATATTCTTGTAACTAATAAGGGGCTTAATGGAAAAGTTGTATTAGTAGGACCTACAGGTGTCGGAAAGACAACTACAATTGCAAAGCTTGCTGGCAGACTTGCACTTGTTGAAAAGAAAAAAGTAGGATTAATAACTATCGATACATATAGAATAGGGGCTATTGAACAGCTTAAAACATATGCAGAAATAATGAATATACCATTTAAAGTTGTTATTACTATAAAAGAGATGGAAAATGCAATTGAATCAATGGAAGATTGTGATGTTGTACTTATAGATACTACTGGAAGAAGCAGTAAAAATACAATGCAGATTTCAGAACTTAGAGCATTTGTACAAAAGGCTAATCCAGATCATGTTAATATGGTTATAAGTGCTACAACTAAGAACAAAGATATAAAAGGTATATTAAAAGGTTATTCTGAACTTGGATATGAAAGTGTAATTGTAACAAAGCTTGATGAAACAACGGCTTATGGATCTATATATAATATATCAAGAAATTCTAATAAGCCGATTAGTTTTATAACTATTGGTCAAAATGTTCCAGATGATATAAAATTATCAACTAAGGAGGAACTTACACGCTTCATATTAGGGGAGGAAACTCTATGTTAG